The nucleotide window GACCCTGTCCGGCGGCCAGCACGGCACGGCGCACGGCGTGAGCGACGAGGGCGCGCTGCTGGTGCATACGGCCGGCGGCATGCAGACCATCACCAGCGCCGAGATCAGCGTGCGCCCCCAGGGCGCGGCCGCCGCGCCGCGCTGAAGCCATGCTGCGCCTGGCCGTCCTCGTGCTGCTGCTGGCCAACGCCGGCTACTACGCCTGGTCGTCGGGGTGGCTGGCGGATTGGGGCCTGGCGCCCACCAGCGACGCAGAGCCGCAGCGGCTGCGCCAGCAGATCGAGCCGGACCGGCTGCGCCTGCTGCCGCCGGCCGGCGCCGAAGGCGATGCCACCGCACCCGCGCCACCCGCCGCCCCACCCGCGCAGGTGCTCGCCAGCCAGCCACAACCCGCAACGGCCCCAGCCGCGCCGCAGCCCGGCGTGTGCCTGCAGGCCGGCTCCTTCGACGCGCGCCAGGCCGATGCCCTGCGCGCCACGCTGGCCGCGTGGCCGCAAGGCAGCTGGCAGCTGGACGCCACGCCAGTGGCGGGACGCTGGATGGTCTACATGGGCCGCTTCGCCGACGAGGAGGCGCTGGCGCGCAAACGCTCCGAGCTGCGCGCGCTGAAAGTGCCTTACGACCGGCCGGGCGCGGCACTGGAGCCCGGCTTGTCGCTGGGCCGCTTTTCCACCGAGGAGGCGGCGCAGCGCGGCATGGCGCAGTTGGCCGCGCAGGGCGTGCGCACCGCGCGCGTGGTGCAGGAGCGCGCCGAGACTTCGGCCTTCACCCTGCGCCTGCCTGCGGCCACGCCGGCTCAGCGCGCACAACTGCAAGCCGCCGGCGACGCCCTGGTTGGCAAGACCCTGCGGCCCTGCGACTGACGGTTTCGCTGCCCGCGCATCGCGCAGGCTGCAGCCTCTGGCGGTAGCGGCTCTCGTGCCGCGTGAGCGGGGTGTCGATCAGCCCTGGTGGCGTCAGCGCTGGCTGCGCGCGCCGCCTTGCAGCACCAGCGCCTGCAGCGCCGCGACATCGGTCAGCACCCAGGCCTTGCGCCCGTCCTTGCGCAGCAGGCCGCTGCGCGTGAGCGCCGAGAGTTCGCGCGTGACCTGCTCGCGGTTGGTGCCGATGCGGCCGGCCAGTTCGGCATGCAGCGGCGTGGGCGCCAGGCGCGCCTGGTTGCCCTGCACGCCGGCCTCCTGCGCCAGGCGCAGCAGCTCGCTGTGCAGCCGCGCGTGCACGGCCAGGGTGCTCAGCTCGACGACGCGCTGCGCCAGCACGCGCACCGCCTGCGTCAGGAACAGCACCATCTGCTGCGCCACCAGCGGCTCGCGCCGCACCAGGGCGACGAATTGAGCGGCCGTCAGGCTGGCCAGCAAGGCCGACTCCAGCGTCGTCCCATCGGCGACGCGGGGCTGGCCGTCGAGGGCCTCGATGGTGCCAAAGTGCATCCCCGGCCCGAAATCGTGCAGGTTGACCTCGCGCCCTTGCGCGGCATAGCTGGCGACACGCACGCGCCCGCTGATGACGAAATACACGTCCGTGCTGCACGAGGCCCGCGTGAACAGCGTCTGGCGTGCATCGAGCTGCTGCCAGCGGCATTGCGCCGCCAGGTCGGTCAGGCTGGCGTCATCCAGCCCCTGCAGCAGTTGCACGCTGCGCAGCGCGAGACCCGAGCGCCGCGGCGCACCGGCAGCGGCGCCTGAAGGGGAGGCATCAAGGGGAGGGGAGGCGGACATGAACGTTTGAAGCGACAGGCGCCGGCAGCGCCGGGGCCGCCAGTATCGACGCTGCACGGGCGGCTGCCGAGCCGGCCAGGCAATGCATGAAACGTGTGCCAAAACGCACTGACGGCTGCGCCGCGCAGGGCGAGACTGCAAGCACTGCAGACCCTGACGCTGCCGTGAAAAGTCAACCCTTACGTCGGGAACAGGACCCCAACATGATGAACAAGCAAAACACCTTCCGCACCCTTCTCGCCGCCGCAACCATGGCCGGCGCTTCGCTGGCGGCACCGGCCTTCGCCGCCGATGCGCCTTCGGAAAACTGGGGCGCGACCAACCTGCAGGCCCAGCCCTCGAGCGTGTCGCGCGCCGAAGTGCTGGCCGATCTGGCGCTGTACCGCCGCGCCGGTCTGGATGCGTTTGACACTGGCGAAGCCAGCAGCCTGGGCAACCCTGGCTACGCCCGCGCCCTGGCCGAATACCAGCGCCTGCGCAGCGGCCCCGAGTATCTGGCCGAGGTGCGCCGCTACGGCGGCGATGCTCGCACTGTGGCGAGCGAGCGTGCGCAAAATCCGGTCCGCTGACCCTGTGCCGCCGGCGCCCCCGTTTCAGCCGTGCCCGCGGCTGGCGGCAAAGCGCAGGCTGAAGCGCGCGCCCGGCATGCTGCTGCCCGGGCGCACTTCTTCCAGCACCACCTCGGCGCCGTGCTGGCGCGCGATCTCGCGCACGATGGGCAGGCCCAGACCCGAGCCATCGGCGTCGGTGCCCAGCGCGCGATAAAACGGCTGAAACACCAGATCGCGCTCGGCCTCGGGAACGCCCGGGCCGCTGTCCTCGATCTGCAGCAGCACCACGCGCCCGAAGGTGTCGGGCAGCAGCCGCGCGGTGACCACGCCGGCCTGCTCGGGGCTGGAGGGCGTGTAGTTGATGGCGTTGTCCAGCAGGTTGCGCGCCAGCTCCTTGAGCAGCACCGGGTTGCCGTCCACGCACACGCCGGGCGCGCCCGGCTCGGGGCCGTCATACCCTAGGTCGATGCGCTTGTGCAGCGCGCGCGGCACGGCGTCCTGCACCACGTCGATGATCAGCTCGGCCATGTCCACCGGCTGGCGCTGCAAGGTGGTGGCGCCACCCTCGGCGCGCGCCAGCGCCAGCAGCTGGTTCACGGTGTGCGTGGCGCGCACGGAAGAGCGTTCGATCTGCTCCAGCGATTGCTTCAGCTCCTCGGTGCTGGTGCCCTCGCGCTGCGCCAGGTCGGCCTGCATGCGCAGGCCGGCCAGCGGAGTTTTCAGCTGGTGCGCGGCGTCGGCCAGAAAGCGCTTTTGCGTGGCCATGGATTCGTGCAGGCGGCGCAGCAGGTCGTTGACCGAGTCCACCAGCGGCGCCACTTCCATGGGCACGGCGCGCACGTCCAGCGGCGACATGTCGTCGGGCTTGCGCGCGCGGATACGCTCTTCCAGCAGGTGCAGCGGCTTGATGCCGCGCGCCAGCGCCAGCCACACCAGCAGCACCGCCAGCGGCAGGATGACGAACTGCGGCAGCATCACGCCCTTGATGATCTCGGTGGCCAGCACGCTGCGCTTGGTGCGCGTCTCGGCCACCTGCACCAGCGCGGCCGGCGCGCCTTCGAGCGGCACGCGAACCCAGATGTAGGCCACGCGGATGCCCACGCCGCGCAGCTCGGCGTCGCGCAGGCGCACCTCGGCGGAAGTGGCCTTTTCGTCGTCGGGCGGGGCCGGCAGGTCGCGCTCGCCGGCCAGGTAGGTGCCATCGGGCGCGAGCACCTGGTAGTACACGAAATCCGACTCGTCGGCGCGCAGCAGCTCGCTGGCCGGCTGTGGCAGGCTGAAGTGCACCTGATCGCCCTGCACGGTGACGAACTGCGCCAGAGCGTGCGCGTTGTATTCCAGCGCCCGGTCAAACGGCTTGTTGGCCAGGCCCTGCGCCACCAGCCAGGTCAGCGCCAGGCTCACCGGCCACAAGAGCAGCAGCGGCGTGAGCATCCAGTCCAGGATCTCGCCGAACAGGGAGCGCTGCTCACGCTGGAAGATCTTCAAGACCGCAGCCCGGAATTCGGGTCAAAAATGAGTGTGGTGCACGCCAGAAAAGCGTCAGATGCTACGAAATTAGTAGCTAAAGACCACGCCGCATCCCCCGGTGTACCCGCGCCCGCGCGCCGTGCAACCGGCGCTCGCCAGGCCAGCGGCCACCGTGCAAGGGCCGCCCCGCAGCACCGGTGGCGTCCCCCCTCCCACCGCGCGCAGCGCGGCGAGAGAGGGGGCAAGGAGCGCAGCGACACAGGGGGGTGTTCCCTATGCTTGTATTTTTTCCAGGCAGTAGCCCAGGCCGCGCACCGTGGCGATGCGGATCGGGCCGCGCTCGATCTTCTTCCTCAGGCGGTGGATGTAGACCTCGATGGCGTTGTTGCTCACTTCCTCGCCCCATTCGCACAGGCGCTCGACCAGTTGCTCCTTGCTCACCAGCCGCCCGGCGCGCTGCAAGAGCACCTCCAGCAGGCCCAGCTCGCGCGCAGACAGCTCGACCAGCTTGCCGTCGATGGTCGCCACGCGGCCGGCCTGGTCATAGGTCAGCGGGCCGTGGCGGATGGCGCTGCTGGCGCCGCCCATGCCGCGGCGGGTGAGCGCGCGCACGCGCGCTTCGAGCTCCTGCAGCGAGAACGGCTTGGCCATGTAGTCGTCGGCGCCCAGGTCCAGGCCCTTGACGCGCTCCTCGATGCCGTCTGCGGCCGTGAGGATCAGCACCGGCAGCGCCGAGCCGCGCCCGCGCAGGCGCTTGAGCACTTCCAGGCCGTGCATCCTGGGCAGGCCCAGGTCCAGGATCAGCAGGTCGAATTCGGTGTTGGCCAGCAGCGCGGCGTCGGCCTCGGTGCCACTGGCCACGTGGTCTGCCACCGCGCCCGAGCTGCGCAGCGAGCGCAACAGGCCATCGGCCAGCACCTGGTCGTCTTCGGCGATGAGGATGCGCATGCGGGCAGTCTCCTGAAGTCGGGCGGCACCGGCCTCGCGCCGGCGCCTGGCGCGATTCTAGGAGCCGCCCTGGCTCAGGCGGCGCTGCCGGCCACGGGCCGCGCCGCCAGCGCCGGGCCGCGGCCCAGGTAGCGATCCACCGACAGCCCCTGCGTGGAGATGCCGGGCTGGCGGCCGGTGACGATGTCGGCCAGCAGCTGGCCCGAGCCGCAGGCCATGGTCCAGCCCAGCGTGCCGTGGCCCGTGTTCAGGTACAGGTTCTTGTGCGGCGTGCGCCCGACGATGGGCGTGCTGTCGGGCGTCATGGGCCGCAGGCCGCACCAGAACTGCCCGCGCGCCAGGTCGCCGCCGGGGAACAGCTGGCCCGTGACCATCTCCAGCGTCGCGCGGCGCTGCGGCCGCAGCGCCTTGTCGAAGCCGGCCAGCTCGGCCATGCCGCCGACGCGGATGCGGTCGCCCAGGCGCGTCAGGGCGATCTTGTAGGTCTCGTCCAGTACCGTGGACACGGGCGCCAGAGCTTCGTCGGTGATCGGCAGGGTGAGCGAGTAGCCCTTGACGGGGTAGACCGGGATGTCCAGCCCGGCCGACAGCAGCAGCTGGCGCGAATAGCTGCCCATGGCCAGCACGTAGCGGTCGGCGCGCACCACTTCCTGGCCAGGCGTGGCCAGCCGCACGCCGCAGGCGGCGCCCTGGCCGTCGAACATGAGCTCCCGCACCTCGGTGGCATAGCGGAACTGCACGCCCAGCGCCTCGGCCATGCGGGCCAGCTGGTGGGTGAACAGGTGGCAGTCGCCGGTCTCGTCCTGCGGCAGGCGCAGGCCGCCGGCAATCGGCGCCTGGGCATGGGCCAGCGCCGGCTCGGTGCGGCGCACGCCGGCGGCGTCGAGCAGCTCGTACTCCATGCCGCACTCCTCAAGCACGCGAATGTCGCGCTGCGCCTGATCCACCTGGGCCTGGGAGCGAAACAGCTGCAGCGTGCCGGCCTGGCGACCTTCATAGGCGATGCCGGTGTCGGCGCGCAACTGCTGCAGGCAGTCGCGGCTGTAGCCCGACAGGCGCAGCATGCGCTCCTTGTTGACCGCGTAGCGCCCGGCCGAGCAGTTGCGCAGCATGGCCGCCATCCAGCGCAGCTGGAACAGCGTGCCGTCCGGGCGGATGGCCAGCGGCGCGTGCTTTTCGAACATCCACTTGAGCGCCTTGGCCGGAATACCCGGCGCGCCCCAGGGCGTGGAGTAGCCAAACGACACCTGGCCGGCGTTGGCGAAGCTGGTGTCCAGCGCCGGCCCCGCCTGTCGGTCGATGACGGTGACCTCGGCGCCGGCGCGCGCCAGGTAGTAAGCGGTAGTCACGCCGATCACGCCGGCGCCCAGCACGACAACTTTCACGACTAGTCTCCAGTATCTGGTTGATAGGCTTGACTTTATGGATTTGCGCGGTGATCTTTTGCTGAAATAATGGCCTGTGGCAGCAATTGCTGCTGTTTTTCATCCGCCCAAGCCTCGCTCGCAGCAATGACCGAACTCGACGCCATCGACCTGCGCATCCTCGACCAGTTGCAGCGCGACGGCCGACTGACCATGACCGAGCTGGGCGAGCGCGTCGGCCTGTCCACTTCGCCGTGTTCGCAGCGCGTCAGGCGCCTGGAGGCGCGCGGCATCATCACCGGCTACCACGCGCGCGTGCGGCCCGAGGCGCTGGGCCGGCCGCTGCTGGTGTTCGTGGAAATCACCCTGGCGCAGAAGTCCGAGCAGATCTTCAAGCGCGTGCGCGACGAGCTGCAAAACATGCCCGAGGTGCTGGAGTGCCACCTGATCTCGGGCAGCTACGACTACCTGGTCAAGGCGCGCCTGGCCGGCATGGCCGAATACCGGCACCTGCTGGGCACCATGTTGCAGCAGATGCCGGTGCCGGCGCAGTCCAACAGCTATGTGGTGATGGAGGAGGTCAAGGAGAGCTTCGTCATCGCCAGCGCGGGGCGGGCCTGGGGCTGAGGTGCTGCGTCTTTGCTATGAAAAATATAGCTAGAGGCGCTTAATCCACAACGACTGAAGCCCTGTTTCAGGCATTTCCGTAGGCTTCCAGCCCGAGCGCGACCACCGTGGCCACATCGTCGCCGACCTCGGCGCGGAACTCGGCCTCGGCCTGCGCCACGGCGCGCCGGAAGGCCTCCAGCCACAGCAGCCCGGTGGGGGTGAAGCACACCCGCCGGGCGCGCGCGTCGCGCGCGTCGGCCTCGCGCGTGACCAGGCCCCAGGCCTCGCACTGATCGACCAGGCTGGCCATGGACTGCTTGGCCATGCCGGCGCGCTCGGCCAGGTTGGTCAGGCGGTCGCCGGCGAGCGACAGGTGGCGCGTGATGTGGATGTGCGCCGCGCCCACCTGCTCGCGCGCCGCCAGGTTGGACAGCGCCAGCGGCACCTGCACGTCGCGCGCCATGAGCTGCAACACGCGCGCGTCGAAGCGCCGCAGCGCGTGGCCCATCAACCGGCCCAGGTGCGACTGGCGCCAGCGGTCGTCGGAAATATCGGCTTCCACCATCCCCGGATTGTCAGCCAAACTGACCAAATATTGGTTGAAATAGGTTTTATGCGTCCCTACACTACTGTTCAAGTATCCAGGTCTGCAAGTGCTGCGGGCTGGAGAAAACACCTCTTCGCAACCGACCACTTTTGCCCCGAAAGGGCGAGGATTGAGACATGAACGCAACCGTCAACCCCGCCGCCGCCAGCGAAAAGGCCAAGGCCCTGCAAGCGGCGCTTGCCCAGATCGAAAAGCAGTTCGGCAAGGGCACCATCATGCGCCTGGGCGAGGGCGAGGCCATCGAGGACATCCAGACCGTCTCCACCGGCTCGCTGGGCCTGGACGTGGCCCTGGGCGTGGGCGGCCTGCCGCGCGGCCGGGTCATCGAGATCTACGGCCCTGAGTCTTCCGGCAAGACCACGCTGACCCTGCAGGTCATCGCGCAGATGCAAAAGCTCGCCGGCCAGTGCGCCTTCGTCGACGCCGAGCACGCGCTGGACGTGCAGTACGCGCAAAAGCTGGGCGTGAACCTGCAGGACCTCCTGATCAGCCAGCCCGATACCGGCGAGCAGGCGCTGGAGATCGTCGACAGCCTGGTGCGCTCGGGCGCGGTGGACCTGATCGTCATCGACTCGGTGGCGGCGCTCACGCCCAAGGCCGAGATCGAGGGCGACATGGGCGACCAGCTGCCCGGCCTGCAGGCGCGCCTGATGAGCCAGGCGCTGCGCAAGCTCACGGCGACCATCAAGAAGACCAATTGCACGGTCGTCTTCATCAACCAGATCCGCATGAAGATCGGCGTCATGTTCGGCAGCCCCGAGACCACCACGGGCGGCAACGCGCTGAAGTTCTACGCCTCGGTGCGCCTGGACATCCGCCGCATCGGCACCATCAAGAAGGGCGACGTGCCGATCGGCAACGAGACCCGTGTGAAGGTGGTGAAGAACAAGGTCAGCCCGCCGTTCAAGACGGCCGAGTTCGACATCCTGTTCGGCGAGGGCATCTCGCGCGAGGGCGAGATCATCGACATGGGCGTGAACGCGCGCATCGTCGACAAGAGCGGCGCCTGGTACGCCTACAACGGCGAGAAGATCGGCCAGGGCCGCGACAACGCGCGTGAATTCCTGCGCGAGAACCCCGATCTGGCGCGCGAGATCGAAAACAAGGTGCGCGACAGCCTGGGCATCGCCCTGCTGCCCGCCGTGGCCGGCGCACCCGCGCCCAGCGCCGCGGCGGCCGCCGAGCCCGACCTGGCGGGCATCGACGACAAGCCCGTCGCCCCCGCGCGCGGCAAGAAGGCCGACAAGAGCGCCGAGGACGCGCTGCTCTAAAGGGCCAGGCTTCGGCGGCGCCCGCTTGGCGCAGCTGCCGGCAGCATTGCAACCTTTTGCCAGCGCCCGGCCGCAAGCCGTGCGCTGGCATTCTTTTTTTGTGGCGCCATGGGATTCCAAAAACTCTCACTCAAGGGCCGCGCGCTGCGCCTGCTGGCGCAGCGCGAGCACTCGCGCAGCGAGCTGGAGGCCAAGTTGGCGCGGCACGTGCAGGAGGGCGAGGATCTGGCGGCCATCCTGGACGAGCTGCAGGCCAAGGACTTCATCAACCCGGCGCGCGTCGCCGAATCGGTGGTGCACCTGCGCGCGCCGCGCCTGGGCACGCAGCGCGTGCTGCAGGAGTTGCGCCGCAAGGGCCTGGACGAGGAGCTGGTGCGGGACGCCGCCCGGCAGCTCGCAGCCAGCGAGCACGAGCGCGCGCTGGCCGTATGGCGCCAGCGCTTTGGCACTGCGCCGCCTGCGACGACGGCGCAGGAGCGCGCGCGCCAGATGCGCTTTCTGGCCGCGCGCGGCTTTGCCTCGGACGCCGTGCGCCGGGTCATGCGCAGCGCTGCGGCGGGGGAGGACGGCGAGGCGGGTGGCTGGGAGTGATGCGCCGCCCGCTTTTACCGGCGTTTTGATGCAAAAAACCGCTTCAGTCGGCGTGGATCAAGCGTCTTTAGCTACACTTTTATGAGCGTTTTCAACCCAGGAGGCGCTCGGGGTGCGCGTCCAGCTGCGTCAGCGCCTCGCGCGTGGCGCGCAGCGTGAGGCTTTCCTCTTCCTGCGGCGTCAGCAGCCGCGCCTGCAGGTAGGCCGCCAGGCGGCGCAGCTGCAGCAAATAGCTGACGCCGCCGGAGGCGACGAACAGGTGCAGCTGCCGGCGCTGGCTGTGCCAGACGTACTGCACCTGCGCCGAGCTGCCGCCATGCTCCAGCGTGAACCAGGCGCCCGGCGCCAGGTGCTGCGCCCAGGCGATCATGTCCGGCTCCACCGGCGCGCCGTTGTCGGCGATGACCTGGATGGATGAGGCGTCGATGCCCAGCAGCAGCTCGATGTTCTCGGCCGACAGCGGCATGTCGCCCAGCGCCTCGTCGCTCAGGTATTCCTCCAGATTGGCCAGGCGCCGCGCCATGGCGTCGATCTGCTCCTGCGGAATGGGCGCGGTCTTGGACAAGAAGGCGTCGGCCAGGGTGTCGGTCAGCACCTTGATCTGCGCGTCCTGCTCCGGCCCGTTGACGCCCAGCAGCGCCAGGCCGCGGCGCAGCGATTGCAGCAGCGCCGGCAGGTTCTGGATGACCTGCGCGCGGTCAGCGCGGCCCGGCTTGGCGCTGGCGGCCCAGACCAGATCGGCGGCGGCGCGCTTGCACTCGGCGGTGACGGCGTGCTGCGCGCCGTGGCGCACGGCCGACACCGCCAGCACCTCGGCCCAGGTCTTGAACAGAAATTCGCGGATCTCGTCGCGTACCGGCATGCCCGCAAGCAGCGAGCGCAGCTCGATGGTGTACTGGATGGCCAGCGTCTCGCGCTGCTCGACCTGCTGCGCCACGCTGGCCAGGCGTGCGGTGGTGGTCTGACGGCCGGTCAGGAAGCGCGCGAGGAAGGCCTCGAACTCCTCGTGCGCGATGGCGAACACGCGCTGGCCGGTCTCCGGGTACTGCTCGATCATCTGCACGATGCGGCGGATCTCGGCCTCCAGCGCGCTGCCGTCGATGCTGCTGCTGTTGAAGCCCAGCACACAGGCGCCCATGCGATCGATGAGCTGGCGCGCCGGGTGCGTCAGCGTGCTGAAGAACTCCGGCTCGGCCAGCGCCACGCGCAGCACCGGCACCTGCAGCCGCGCGAACCACACGCGCACTGCCGGCGGGATGCGCTCCTCGCTCAGGATGGCCTGGAACATCAGCGCCACCACTTCGATGACGGCTTTCTCGCTGGGCGTGGTGGCCTTTTTCTTCAGCTCCTCGGTGCGCTCGCGCGCCACGCTGGCGGCCTGCGCCAGCGCCAGCGGCGGCGCCTCGCGCGCCAGAACCACCAGGCCGCGGTACTGGCTCTCGGTCTGCGCGCGCTGCATGGCCAGGGCCTGCGTCAGCGCCGCCGTCGCCGGCGCCGCATGGCTGCCGTCGTGGCCCACCGCCGGCTGCGTCATCAACCGGCGCAGCTGGGCCATGACGTTCTGGGCGCGCTGGCGGGCGCGCATCAAGGGGCCGGTCAGGCTGCCGCCGGTGGGCAGGTAGGCGCCCCCGCCCAGGAAGGCCGCGGCGCGGCTGCCCGGCCCGACGAATTGCGTCGGCGCAAAGGCATAGGGCTGTGGTTGGGCGTGCGCCAGTCCGGCGGGTGCCGTGGCCCAGCCGCCCGCGGGCGCGCGAAGCCCCGCAGGTCGCCCGGCCATGGGATGGCCCGGCATGGGATGGCCTGACATGGGAGCATGGTGTGCCGCGCCCATGGTGGGGTGCATCCCCACGCCCATGGGCCGCGAGACCGGCGCCAGGGGGCCGGACAGCGAAGCCGGCCCGCTGTGCGGGCCCACGCCAGGTGCGCCGCCAGTGCCGCCCCCTGGCCCTCCTGCACCCGCGGCGGGGCGGCGCACGCGGGCGCGCAGGTCCTCGGCCGAGGGCGCGCTCACGCCGCGCGCGTCATAAAACTTGACCAGCTCCTGGTACTGCATCAGCGCCAATCCGCCCAGTTCGCGCTGCAGCGGGTCGGCGATCAGGGCGAAGTCGTCGCGCTTCAGACCGGCCTGCTGCCAGGCTTCGACCAGGCCCAGGCACCAGCCTTCAGGGCGCAGGATGTCGCTGGCGGGCAGCTCGGCGCCTTCGAGCTTTTGCGTGCGCTGGCGCACGGCGTCGAAGCTGGTGCTCGTCTGCTCCAGCACCAGCAGGGCCATGCGCGAGGCCGAGATGCGGTTTTCCACCACATCGTCGTCCAGCAGCGACAGGCCTTCGGGCAGTACGCTGCGCCGGCTTTCGGGCGCGGCAGAGGGCGCCAGGGCCTCGCTCCAGGCGCGTGCCGCGCGCTCGCTCCAGACGCGCTTGTGCGCCTGGAAAGCCATCCAGGCGTCGCGGCGCAGCTGCATCTCGCGCTGCGTCGCGGTCTGATTCATCAGGTCGGAGAGAAAGCTCTCCAGCGCCTGAACCAGCGCCGGCAGCCCGGCGCCCATGCCCTCCACGAATTGCTGGCGCGCCGCCTGGGCGAGGCGGCGTGCGGCGGCGGGGTGGAGCGCGGCGTCCATGGGCGCCATGTTATCCGGTGGCTGTGCCGCCGGACCGGGGCGCAGTTCAGGTCAAACCATGGCGCCGGCGTTCGGATCGTCCGGGTCGCCCTCGCGCCTGGCCGGGGCCTTGACCAGGTCCTCGCGCTTCACGCCCAGCCACATGGCAATCGCCGCCGCCACGAAGACCGACGAGTAGATGCCGAACAGGATGCCGATGGTCAGCGCCAGCGCGAAGTTGTGCAGGCTGGGGCCGCCGAAGAAGAACATGGACAGCACCATGGCCTCGGTCGAGGCGTGGGTGATGATGGTGCGGCTCATGGTCGAGGTGATGGCGTGGTCGATCACCTCGTGCGTGTTGAGCTTTCTGAATTTGCGGAAGGTCTCGCGGATCCGGTCGAAGATCACCACCGATTCGTTGACCGAATAGCCCAGCACCGCCAGCACCCCCGCCAGCACCGACAGTGAGAACTCCCACTGGAAGAAGGCGAAGAAGCCCAGGATGATGACCACGTCGTGCAGGTTGGCGATGATGGCCGCGACGCCGAATTTCCACTCGAAGCGAAACGCCAGGTACACGACGATGCCCAGCACCACCATGCCAAGGGCCATCAGGCCGCCGTGGACCAGTTCCTCGCCCACCTGCGGGCCGACGAATTCGGTGCGGCGCAGCACCACGCCGGCGTCCTGGGTCTTGAGCGCGGTGAGCACCTGCTCGCTTTGCTGCGCCGAGGTCACGCCCTTTTGCACCGGCAGGCGGATCATCACGTCGCGCGAGGTGCCGAAGTTCTGCACCACCACGTCGGGGTAGCCCAGGCCCGCGACGGTCTCGCGCACTTTGCCGATGTCCGCCGTCTGGGTATAGGCGACCTCCATGACGGTGCCACCGGTGAACTCCACCGAAAGGTGCAGCCCG belongs to Melaminivora suipulveris and includes:
- a CDS encoding SPOR domain-containing protein; translated protein: MLRLAVLVLLLANAGYYAWSSGWLADWGLAPTSDAEPQRLRQQIEPDRLRLLPPAGAEGDATAPAPPAAPPAQVLASQPQPATAPAAPQPGVCLQAGSFDARQADALRATLAAWPQGSWQLDATPVAGRWMVYMGRFADEEALARKRSELRALKVPYDRPGAALEPGLSLGRFSTEEAAQRGMAQLAAQGVRTARVVQERAETSAFTLRLPAATPAQRAQLQAAGDALVGKTLRPCD
- a CDS encoding Crp/Fnr family transcriptional regulator; translation: MSASPPLDASPSGAAAGAPRRSGLALRSVQLLQGLDDASLTDLAAQCRWQQLDARQTLFTRASCSTDVYFVISGRVRVASYAAQGREVNLHDFGPGMHFGTIEALDGQPRVADGTTLESALLASLTAAQFVALVRREPLVAQQMVLFLTQAVRVLAQRVVELSTLAVHARLHSELLRLAQEAGVQGNQARLAPTPLHAELAGRIGTNREQVTRELSALTRSGLLRKDGRKAWVLTDVAALQALVLQGGARSQR
- a CDS encoding DUF4148 domain-containing protein — translated: MMNKQNTFRTLLAAATMAGASLAAPAFAADAPSENWGATNLQAQPSSVSRAEVLADLALYRRAGLDAFDTGEASSLGNPGYARALAEYQRLRSGPEYLAEVRRYGGDARTVASERAQNPVR
- a CDS encoding sensor histidine kinase, whose translation is MKIFQREQRSLFGEILDWMLTPLLLLWPVSLALTWLVAQGLANKPFDRALEYNAHALAQFVTVQGDQVHFSLPQPASELLRADESDFVYYQVLAPDGTYLAGERDLPAPPDDEKATSAEVRLRDAELRGVGIRVAYIWVRVPLEGAPAALVQVAETRTKRSVLATEIIKGVMLPQFVILPLAVLLVWLALARGIKPLHLLEERIRARKPDDMSPLDVRAVPMEVAPLVDSVNDLLRRLHESMATQKRFLADAAHQLKTPLAGLRMQADLAQREGTSTEELKQSLEQIERSSVRATHTVNQLLALARAEGGATTLQRQPVDMAELIIDVVQDAVPRALHKRIDLGYDGPEPGAPGVCVDGNPVLLKELARNLLDNAINYTPSSPEQAGVVTARLLPDTFGRVVLLQIEDSGPGVPEAERDLVFQPFYRALGTDADGSGLGLPIVREIARQHGAEVVLEEVRPGSSMPGARFSLRFAASRGHG
- a CDS encoding response regulator transcription factor; translated protein: MRILIAEDDQVLADGLLRSLRSSGAVADHVASGTEADAALLANTEFDLLILDLGLPRMHGLEVLKRLRGRGSALPVLILTAADGIEERVKGLDLGADDYMAKPFSLQELEARVRALTRRGMGGASSAIRHGPLTYDQAGRVATIDGKLVELSARELGLLEVLLQRAGRLVSKEQLVERLCEWGEEVSNNAIEVYIHRLRKKIERGPIRIATVRGLGYCLEKIQA
- a CDS encoding D-amino acid dehydrogenase, whose translation is MKVVVLGAGVIGVTTAYYLARAGAEVTVIDRQAGPALDTSFANAGQVSFGYSTPWGAPGIPAKALKWMFEKHAPLAIRPDGTLFQLRWMAAMLRNCSAGRYAVNKERMLRLSGYSRDCLQQLRADTGIAYEGRQAGTLQLFRSQAQVDQAQRDIRVLEECGMEYELLDAAGVRRTEPALAHAQAPIAGGLRLPQDETGDCHLFTHQLARMAEALGVQFRYATEVRELMFDGQGAACGVRLATPGQEVVRADRYVLAMGSYSRQLLLSAGLDIPVYPVKGYSLTLPITDEALAPVSTVLDETYKIALTRLGDRIRVGGMAELAGFDKALRPQRRATLEMVTGQLFPGGDLARGQFWCGLRPMTPDSTPIVGRTPHKNLYLNTGHGTLGWTMACGSGQLLADIVTGRQPGISTQGLSVDRYLGRGPALAARPVAGSAA
- a CDS encoding winged helix-turn-helix transcriptional regulator, which codes for MTELDAIDLRILDQLQRDGRLTMTELGERVGLSTSPCSQRVRRLEARGIITGYHARVRPEALGRPLLVFVEITLAQKSEQIFKRVRDELQNMPEVLECHLISGSYDYLVKARLAGMAEYRHLLGTMLQQMPVPAQSNSYVVMEEVKESFVIASAGRAWG
- a CDS encoding MarR family transcriptional regulator, which gives rise to MVEADISDDRWRQSHLGRLMGHALRRFDARVLQLMARDVQVPLALSNLAAREQVGAAHIHITRHLSLAGDRLTNLAERAGMAKQSMASLVDQCEAWGLVTREADARDARARRVCFTPTGLLWLEAFRRAVAQAEAEFRAEVGDDVATVVALGLEAYGNA
- the recA gene encoding recombinase RecA is translated as MNATVNPAAASEKAKALQAALAQIEKQFGKGTIMRLGEGEAIEDIQTVSTGSLGLDVALGVGGLPRGRVIEIYGPESSGKTTLTLQVIAQMQKLAGQCAFVDAEHALDVQYAQKLGVNLQDLLISQPDTGEQALEIVDSLVRSGAVDLIVIDSVAALTPKAEIEGDMGDQLPGLQARLMSQALRKLTATIKKTNCTVVFINQIRMKIGVMFGSPETTTGGNALKFYASVRLDIRRIGTIKKGDVPIGNETRVKVVKNKVSPPFKTAEFDILFGEGISREGEIIDMGVNARIVDKSGAWYAYNGEKIGQGRDNAREFLRENPDLAREIENKVRDSLGIALLPAVAGAPAPSAAAAAEPDLAGIDDKPVAPARGKKADKSAEDALL
- the recX gene encoding recombination regulator RecX, which codes for MGFQKLSLKGRALRLLAQREHSRSELEAKLARHVQEGEDLAAILDELQAKDFINPARVAESVVHLRAPRLGTQRVLQELRRKGLDEELVRDAARQLAASEHERALAVWRQRFGTAPPATTAQERARQMRFLAARGFASDAVRRVMRSAAAGEDGEAGGWE